tgaaattttaatatgtgtAAGCTCCAATTGTGATATTGTTACTGACCTTCTGTATACTTCCTGCTCCTCAACATCTCCCTCATCCATCAACCCCATGCCTTCACACATTAGAGGTTTCCCTTTCCCCTTCTCTTTATCCTTCTAAGGTCACCCACCTCCGCTTATGCTcacaaacatggaaaattttgtactcCGTTAATGTCCCATGGtattcttccctctctcccctacCCTTCAATTAGTCAGCTTGAGTGCATCGACCCTACCTACCTCCCCatccccttggcttttacaaccAGGGGAAGACCCAACCTCTCCCCCTCTCAACCTCCCCCACCTCTTGATTTCCCCCCCAACTACTTCTGGTTTATAGGATGACacagtgcgtcgaaaccatggtcgtgattcaataaatatttatgtggaaaaacaaagttcaattttaattcattatgaCCATAGAATGTGTAGGCACTTGGTTGGTGCTCACCTTGGAGGTGCTTGGTGTTGGACCTCAAGGTCAGAGACCTTATGGGTTTCCAATGGCCACAAGAGAGTATTGTAAAACACTACTGAGCGGCCAAAACCCAGGTCAGTTGATATTAAATTATGGGTGGAGTATTGTTACAGGTCAAACACATACTGTACTGCATTTTATCCCACCTATAAAATCATTCTCTTCAACGCCAAAGTCATGAAAAATCAATGCtagattataaaattataattcaccATTCCAGCTCCTCTCAACCTTGTGTTGAGTATAATTGCCGCCGCAAATAAGGGTTTATGAATATCAATTTGATGATTACTACATCTCTTGAGTTGAGTTAATAAAACAATGATAAATAGGCTTCAAACTTTATTCTTCCTATTTTATATACATCTCTGTAAAGGGCTTGAACCTGGTAAACTCTGTGACACTCTTCATCCATACTGGTGACCAGTCCTGATATTAGTTAAGGATTGAATCTAAATGATTCCCACCATCATTAATTCATCACAGAGTAATTATGaagtaaaatagtaaattttaatgtgCAACTCTACCTCCAAAATAATATCTTCTATTTCCAGTGACTTAATTGATGCTTCCAGCCAGTAGTGACACCATGTATTCAAGCAGGCTGTAAGttttaaagaggaaaaataatatccTCCCTAATAAAGGCTACTTGTCAAACCGTCAAGTGGGGGGTTCTGGACCTCCTCCCCCCTGCCGAAatataaacacaattatttttaaatatttaaacatcgaatcatgaatttacaaattatttctttaacaaatgaaattttttcgataatgcgaatcattaaaattattttaaaacccatcGCTTAGTAccgtttttcaaaactttttccccaTGAACCCCCaccccagaacgaaattcctgccaTGCCACTGAAACTAATAGttctttcccaaaattttcccacCAGACTACTAACATAACACAGCAAAACCTGTGATTCACTCCCAGTTAATTTCTGCTGCAAGATTTTTTTGGAGAatataatagtttattttttatagattcCAAGATGAagatgttttcaattttatatcgCAATTGGGCAACTTTTAATATCTATAAACACATTTTCTACTTGTAAGACAGCTTGAAAATGTCATAAATATCCCTAATTACTCTAAAAACCaattaagtttattatttttcctaatgTTCATCCTTGAAATCTTGGATGCTACCAAAGTTGAAATGAGgaattaactttaattttaaaattgctgaATCTCATGTCGAGTTGAAATTTGAAGGGTGAGGTTGTACAAAGTCTTGGGCAAAGGCTAGCATCTACAGCTTATCTCGGTAAATCAAAGGTGATTAATTTATTCACAATTCTTCACCCGACTTTTCAATGTGTGCAGCAGTAGCAATTTCTAAACCTAGATAAACTTATCGTCAAGTGATAAAAAGGATACTGATAGTATGTAATTTCAATTCTTTCTTCCCTCTGAATTCCGAGATTACACCTTGTGCATGAATAGTGTCGCCCAATTTCAGATTAAAGGGACAGTTGTTTTTCCTTCTCAAATGCGTTATAACTGCCTTGCTTCCCTGATGGGTGATACATGATTTAGAAAGATATCGTCAGAAAAACACAAATTACATCATTTCATCGATAGCTTTAAGGAATCAATGCAATATGTATACagagagaaaaattaagaaatcaatTTCTCACGAAGACAAGGTACTATACCTCATTTAATTTCGCTTCTGTTACATTAACTACCTCCTCTCCATGAATTCTTAGAATACAGTCGATAACGCCGGTGCCGTCGTCcactgcaaaaattaaattttaaaaatttgctgaTCACCAAAACGCAGCGAAAATCAAACTTTCATGAAGATTCCCAAACCTTTGATCACAGTGAAGTTATTGGTCGGTAGCTGGCAGTAATTTCTGATTTCAGTAACGACGCCCAAAACATCCACAGATTTAATGGAATTTTCTTCTAGAACATAATAGCCACTCTGATTCATGCTCCTCACAGCATCATGTATGCTACTAATAAAAAGTTTATACGTCTTACCCATTGCCATATTCATAGAGTTTATATCACTGTGTAGCGTAGAGTATTTATGGCCATACTATTCATCCTTTGTATTGAAAGCGCCAAATGAGCCTACATCCCCAACATGATCAACGTTGCGTAAGACGACAGTCATATTTATGTTACCACATGCAAATTTTGAAATTCACCACTCCCCCCCAACTCTACAGACTCTCGTCTAAATTGGTATTATTTTACCTGTATCGGCTACCAATATATGCCTCCCTTACTAATATTACCAAATATTATTCTAGCATTTCTCCTGATttcattgtgaaataaatatatgttctgGGTACGTACTGGCAGTATTGGCAGTACTGATTTGATAACAGTCGAATGCCGTTAAGTGTCAtgtgtgtttttctttttcattgaaatcACCTGAACGTTAGTAAATAGATTAGCTGTCATGTAAACTACATTTAATCAGTGTTAATTTAGTGTATTAGCTGCAGATAATTCTGATGCCGTAATTAAGTgccaatgaaattatttgtttactTGACGGTGTCTTGTTCCATTGCTTCATACAAAACCAGGAATATACAGCCTGCTAAGTTTTAATCAATTGCCTGTGTATAACATTTATAAAGTAAGTATTGCTCTCTCTTATTACCATTTAAAgcatgaatttgataaatttgaGCTTTAAAATGGCTGTCAGTTCTCTCCCCCAGCCACAGAAATCATAGCACAAGTCATTTGTAGAAATTGGTGACCATTGCATTATGATTCAATCTTCAAGCGGTAGAAATTTCTATGCCATTGCTGCA
This genomic interval from Ischnura elegans chromosome 5, ioIscEleg1.1, whole genome shotgun sequence contains the following:
- the LOC124159204 gene encoding uncharacterized protein LOC124159204 isoform X2, whose protein sequence is MNMAMEENSIKSVDVLGVVTEIRNYCQLPTNNFTVIKVDDGTGVIDCILRIHGEEVVNVTEAKLNEGSKAVITHLRRKNNCPFNLKLGDTIHAQGVISEFRGKKELKLHTIRLVTSMDEECHRVYQVQALYRDVYKIGRIKFEAYLSLFY
- the LOC124159204 gene encoding uncharacterized protein LOC124159204 isoform X1 — protein: MNMAMGKTYKLFISSIHDAVRSMNQSGYYVLEENSIKSVDVLGVVTEIRNYCQLPTNNFTVIKVDDGTGVIDCILRIHGEEVVNVTEAKLNEGSKAVITHLRRKNNCPFNLKLGDTIHAQGVISEFRGKKELKLHTIRLVTSMDEECHRVYQVQALYRDVYKIGRIKFEAYLSLFY